A single window of Thalassomonas viridans DNA harbors:
- a CDS encoding sodium-dependent transporter encodes MSTEREHFSSRIGFILAAAGSAVGIGNLVGFPVNAAKNGGGAFLLVYALFVFLICLPVMIAEMAVGRKTAKEPVGAYNTLSGGSKLWSIPGLLGVLTPFMIAVFYMVLTVWIFGYLAMIVTGNLDYLASGESFGTFITSPYLFAAMAVVAGIVNFILVAGVKDGIEKAAKILMPALFIMLILLVIFVLTLDNAMSGVKFFIIPDISKLTPSVINGALAQAFFSLSLGMGILITYGSYITNKTNIPSSAKMVALTDTGVAFTAGLMVLPAVFSFNPNINPAELSDSGISLIFVFLPKIFLALQATIGYIGASIVAAVFFLLVFFAAITSLVSIIEVPVSYLVGEKKHSRKKALTILLMTAGILTLFATVSFGMVTFFTEFTSYAGGTKSFFDVIYDIFYDTILPLNGFLLCLFVSYRWKKAKLSEELAKGNENYLGSFVEKYINFSLGTFIPVIIFFIFINTLAQKFFAVSLFGF; translated from the coding sequence ATGAGTACAGAAAGAGAACATTTTAGTTCCCGTATAGGTTTTATTCTTGCGGCGGCAGGGTCTGCCGTCGGTATCGGTAACCTGGTTGGTTTTCCTGTTAATGCCGCCAAAAACGGCGGCGGTGCATTTCTACTGGTTTATGCATTGTTCGTTTTTTTGATTTGTTTACCTGTGATGATCGCGGAAATGGCGGTTGGCCGCAAAACCGCGAAAGAGCCGGTTGGGGCCTATAACACCTTAAGCGGCGGCAGTAAGTTATGGAGTATTCCCGGCTTGCTGGGGGTGCTGACACCTTTTATGATCGCGGTTTTTTATATGGTGCTTACGGTATGGATCTTCGGCTACCTGGCGATGATAGTTACCGGTAATCTGGATTACCTTGCCAGCGGCGAAAGCTTCGGCACCTTTATTACCAGCCCTTATCTGTTTGCCGCTATGGCGGTCGTGGCGGGGATCGTGAACTTTATCCTGGTGGCAGGGGTGAAAGACGGTATCGAAAAAGCGGCGAAAATCCTGATGCCGGCGCTGTTTATTATGCTGATCCTTCTGGTGATTTTTGTGTTGACCCTGGACAATGCCATGTCAGGGGTGAAGTTCTTTATTATTCCGGATATTTCCAAACTGACGCCTTCGGTGATCAACGGCGCCCTGGCGCAGGCGTTTTTCTCCCTGTCTTTGGGTATGGGGATTTTAATTACCTACGGTTCTTATATTACCAACAAGACCAATATTCCCAGCTCCGCTAAAATGGTGGCGCTCACCGACACCGGGGTGGCCTTTACCGCCGGCCTTATGGTGTTGCCTGCGGTGTTCTCTTTTAATCCCAATATCAATCCGGCGGAATTGAGCGACAGTGGTATTTCGTTAATTTTTGTCTTCTTGCCAAAGATCTTTTTGGCGTTGCAGGCAACTATAGGTTATATCGGCGCCAGTATTGTTGCCGCGGTATTCTTCCTGCTGGTATTTTTTGCCGCGATAACTTCCCTGGTGTCTATTATCGAGGTGCCCGTGTCTTACCTGGTGGGAGAGAAAAAGCACAGCCGTAAAAAGGCATTGACGATCTTACTGATGACGGCGGGGATCCTGACGTTATTTGCCACGGTTTCTTTCGGCATGGTGACTTTCTTTACCGAGTTTACTTCTTATGCCGGCGGCACTAAGTCTTTCTTTGATGTGATCTATGATATTTTCTACGACACTATTTTGCCGTTAAACGGCTTCCTGCTGTGTCTGTTTGTCAGCTACCGCTGGAAAAAAGCCAAACTGTCGGAAGAGCTGGCCAAAGGCAATGAGAACTACCTGGGCTCTTTTGTCGAGAAGTATATTAACTTCTCCCTGGGAACTTTCATTCCTGTTATAATTTTCTTCATCTTTATTAATACCCTGGCGCAGAAGTTTTTTGCCGTCAGTTTATTTGGCTTTTAA
- a CDS encoding DNA ligase, with protein MNKTLPALCHLLVALLLLLPHNGHSAGLPATAKPDIQLASRYQGQENVREYYVSEKLDGVRGYWTGKQLITRQGHLISPPIFFTIGWPDFPLDGELWLGRNRFEQVSAIVRTQKAKTEDWRQIRFMLFDLPEHKGSFSERVKAMRAIVTATNSPYLAMIPQEKLSTVTALQARLKQVVDNDGEGLMLHHQNAFYQSGRNALVMKLKQYQDAEAVVLAHNPGKGKYANKLGSLLVKTSEGIIFKIGTGFSDRQRQFPPPVGSTITYRYTGKTKNGVPRFASFMRQRH; from the coding sequence ATGAACAAAACGCTGCCAGCCCTCTGCCACCTGCTTGTTGCACTCCTTTTGCTCCTGCCGCACAACGGCCATAGTGCCGGCCTCCCGGCAACGGCCAAGCCGGACATCCAGCTGGCAAGCCGTTACCAGGGACAGGAGAATGTCCGGGAATACTATGTCAGTGAAAAACTCGACGGCGTCAGGGGCTACTGGACCGGCAAACAGCTGATCACCCGCCAGGGCCACCTTATCAGTCCCCCGATTTTCTTTACCATAGGCTGGCCTGACTTCCCGCTGGACGGTGAATTATGGCTGGGCAGAAACCGCTTTGAACAGGTCTCCGCCATAGTGCGTACCCAAAAGGCAAAAACCGAAGACTGGCGGCAGATACGCTTTATGCTTTTTGACCTGCCCGAGCACAAAGGCAGCTTTAGCGAACGTGTCAAGGCAATGCGGGCAATAGTAACGGCAACCAACAGCCCCTACCTGGCAATGATCCCCCAGGAAAAACTTTCCACCGTAACCGCCTTACAGGCCAGACTCAAACAGGTAGTAGATAATGACGGCGAAGGGCTGATGCTTCACCACCAGAACGCTTTTTACCAAAGCGGCAGAAACGCCCTTGTGATGAAACTGAAACAGTACCAGGACGCAGAAGCCGTAGTGCTGGCACATAACCCGGGCAAGGGAAAATACGCCAACAAGCTCGGCTCCCTGCTGGTGAAAACCAGCGAAGGCATCATCTTTAAAATCGGCACAGGTTTTAGCGATCGGCAAAGGCAGTTTCCGCCACCCGTGGGCAGCACCATCACCTACCGTTATACCGGCAAAACCAAAAACGGCGTCCCCAGGTTTGCCAGTTTTATGCGCCAGCGCCATTAA
- a CDS encoding DUF3581 family protein, whose product MNKIIMFIDKFYNNTGDKIRFSRQQASDFAKQIADDFNPLHNIEAKRFCVPGDLLFAVTLARAGLHQQMRFKFSGMVTDENELHFPTTLGENVKVTDANDKEYLEISAAGDKTTNPALIESLVKAYVGFSGHTFPHLLVELMARENVMINPARPMIMYESMAIDLKRLDVAEISLELAKSELTIDGKRGNACLTFNLLSEGEMVGHGEKHMILSGLREFDQATMDNIANDYNAMKAAYQAA is encoded by the coding sequence GTGAATAAAATAATTATGTTTATCGATAAATTTTACAACAACACAGGCGACAAGATCCGCTTTTCTCGTCAGCAGGCAAGTGATTTTGCCAAGCAAATCGCCGATGACTTCAACCCCCTGCATAATATCGAAGCCAAACGCTTTTGTGTGCCGGGAGATTTACTCTTTGCCGTCACCCTGGCCCGCGCCGGTTTGCACCAGCAGATGCGTTTTAAATTTTCCGGTATGGTTACCGACGAAAACGAACTGCATTTTCCGACAACACTCGGGGAAAATGTCAAGGTAACCGATGCCAATGACAAAGAATACCTGGAAATCAGCGCCGCAGGCGATAAAACCACCAACCCGGCCCTGATAGAGTCCCTGGTCAAGGCCTATGTCGGTTTTTCCGGACACACTTTCCCGCACCTGCTGGTGGAGCTGATGGCCAGGGAAAATGTCATGATCAATCCGGCCAGACCTATGATCATGTATGAAAGCATGGCTATCGACCTTAAACGCCTGGACGTGGCGGAAATCAGCCTGGAACTGGCCAAATCCGAACTTACCATAGACGGCAAACGCGGCAACGCCTGCCTGACCTTTAACCTGCTGTCTGAAGGAGAAATGGTCGGCCACGGAGAAAAACACATGATACTCAGCGGCCTGAGAGAATTCGACCAAGCCACCATGGACAATATTGCCAACGACTATAATGCCATGAAGGCAGCCTACCAGGCGGCCTAA
- a CDS encoding PGPGW domain-containing protein: MQTRIKKWLITLAGFFCLLIGAVFILLPGPAVVFIPAGLALLSLEYPLAKTWLRKSQRWLAAGARETDRVFLALKRRWVRRRSG, translated from the coding sequence ATGCAGACAAGAATAAAAAAGTGGTTGATTACCCTCGCCGGGTTTTTCTGTTTATTGATAGGGGCTGTTTTTATCCTGCTGCCGGGACCTGCGGTGGTTTTTATACCTGCGGGTTTGGCGTTATTGAGTTTGGAATATCCGCTGGCAAAAACCTGGTTAAGGAAAAGCCAGCGCTGGCTGGCGGCCGGCGCCAGGGAAACGGACAGGGTTTTTCTGGCGCTGAAAAGACGCTGGGTCCGGCGCCGGTCCGGATAA
- a CDS encoding class I SAM-dependent methyltransferase has product MIELITTTDFSECQRLFHGRGHAYENLSHVNVDWLPPVVLITLYQEVEASWLAEQAKALQALVPDCRSVQVQYRSRAMAPTEVLLGEAIAHTQVKELGLSYHIELGKAQNTGLFLDMRNGREWVMANAKDLNVLNLFAYTCAFSVAALAGGAAKVVNVDVSKASLGKGRDNHRLNKQDTSLVKFEGVDIFKSYGRLKKHGPYDLLISDPPSFQKGSVNIERDYAKIIRRIPQLMKPGGRLMLCLNSPDLDENFLLETVRAECPECRFDSRINPPEVYKEAHAGKGLKVLLFTYLP; this is encoded by the coding sequence ATGATTGAACTTATTACAACAACAGACTTTAGCGAATGCCAGCGCCTGTTCCACGGCCGCGGCCATGCTTATGAAAACCTGAGCCATGTCAATGTCGACTGGTTGCCGCCCGTAGTGCTGATCACCTTATACCAGGAAGTGGAGGCAAGCTGGCTGGCAGAGCAGGCAAAGGCGTTGCAGGCATTGGTGCCGGATTGCCGCTCGGTGCAGGTGCAGTACCGCAGCCGGGCCATGGCTCCTACCGAGGTGCTGTTGGGGGAGGCGATAGCGCATACCCAGGTAAAGGAGCTGGGGCTGAGCTACCACATTGAACTGGGCAAGGCGCAAAATACCGGCCTGTTCCTGGATATGCGCAACGGCCGCGAGTGGGTGATGGCAAATGCCAAAGATCTGAATGTGCTTAACCTGTTTGCCTATACCTGTGCCTTTTCGGTGGCGGCGCTGGCAGGCGGGGCGGCCAAGGTGGTGAATGTTGACGTCAGCAAGGCTTCCCTGGGCAAAGGGCGGGACAACCACCGCCTGAACAAACAGGATACCTCCCTGGTAAAATTCGAAGGGGTGGATATTTTTAAGTCTTACGGCCGGCTAAAAAAACACGGGCCTTATGATTTGCTGATCTCGGATCCGCCGTCGTTCCAAAAAGGCAGCGTGAATATCGAGCGGGATTATGCCAAGATTATCCGTCGCATTCCCCAGCTGATGAAGCCCGGCGGGCGTTTGATGCTGTGCCTGAATTCACCGGATCTGGATGAAAACTTTTTGCTGGAAACGGTACGGGCGGAATGCCCCGAATGCCGTTTTGACTCCCGTATCAACCCGCCGGAGGTATATAAGGAAGCGCACGCGGGGAAGGGGCTTAAGGTCTTGCTATTTACCTACCTGCCCTGA